A window of Clostridioides sp. ES-S-0010-02 genomic DNA:
GTAAAGATTATATAGACATATTTGGGCATTGTGATGTTGTAAATCCAGGAGAAGGATGGGATAGTGAGCCATTTAAGCTAGATATTATGGGTGACAAATTAGTTGCTAGAGGTGTTTCCGATAATAAGGGCCCTATGATAGCAAATTTTTTGGCATTAAAAATGATAAAAAGTCTAAATATAGATTTAAAGAGAAAAGTTAGATTAATTGCTGGAGGAAATGAAGAAAGTGGATTTAAGTGCATAAAGCACTATTATAGCAAAGAGCCACATGGTGTATATGGATTTACTCCAGATGCTAAATTTCCTGTATTAAATGGAGAAAAGGGTGGAGCGATAATAAAGCTAATGCTGGATATAGATGATAAATATCTAGATATAAGTGGTGGAATAGAGTTTAATACAATTCCAGACAAAGTGTATATCAAAAATATTGAAAATTTAAGTAATGATTATATAAATTCTGATTTTAATAATGTTTCAATAAGTTTTAATGATGGTAAGTATATTGTGAATGGGAAAGGTGGACACTCATCTAAACCTGAAAAAGCAATAAATCCCATATTAGATACAATTAAAATTTTAGCAGAAAATCTTGGTGAAGATTGGGCAAAAGATTTGTACAGGCTAATAAATAAAGATAATATAGATGGAAAACTGTTTGGCTTAAATGTTGAAGGAAAATGTGGAATTCTTTCAATGGTTCCAACAATAATAAATATAAAAGAAGGAAAGCTTGAAGTAATTTTAAGTGTTAGGTATCCTGAAGTATTGACAGTTGAAGAAATAATAGAAAAATTTGATTTGTATATAAAAATAAATAATATTAATAAATTTAAGTTTATTGGGGAAAATTTAAAGCAAGCAAATTATATAGATGAGAATTCGAAACTTGTAAGACGTTTACATGAGATATATGTAAAGTATTCTGGAGACTCAAAAAGTGTTGTTAGAGTAACCAGTGCAGGAAGCTATGCAGCTGAAATGAAGAATTCAGTAATATTTGGGTGTGAATTTCCTGATGGTAGTTTTGGAAATGTTCATAGTGCAAATGAATTTGCCAGTTTAGATA
This region includes:
- a CDS encoding Sapep family Mn(2+)-dependent dipeptidase, which gives rise to MERFKEENQKYKKEFLKLLEEWVSIPSFYDKNTVSKDMPFGKGVYDALKWFENLGRENNFTVKNIDNHAVYIEYGDGKDYIDIFGHCDVVNPGEGWDSEPFKLDIMGDKLVARGVSDNKGPMIANFLALKMIKSLNIDLKRKVRLIAGGNEESGFKCIKHYYSKEPHGVYGFTPDAKFPVLNGEKGGAIIKLMLDIDDKYLDISGGIEFNTIPDKVYIKNIENLSNDYINSDFNNVSISFNDGKYIVNGKGGHSSKPEKAINPILDTIKILAENLGEDWAKDLYRLINKDNIDGKLFGLNVEGKCGILSMVPTIINIKEGKLEVILSVRYPEVLTVEEIIEKFDLYIKINNINKFKFIGENLKQANYIDENSKLVRRLHEIYVKYSGDSKSVVRVTSAGSYAAEMKNSVIFGCEFPDGSFGNVHSANEFASLDRFITAIGIYAEAIVTLCNNI